One Sulfitobacter sp. M39 genomic window, CCCGAAGCGGGCGAGCAGCCCAATATCTTGCAAGACTACGCCAACACCTCCTCTGCCGGGTCAATCATCGCGTTTTCGAAATACTCCGACGATCTGACCGATGGGGACACCGGGCTGATCTGTTCCTTCGGGGCCGGATATTCCGTGGGTTCTGTGCTGGTGCAGCGCCACGGCTAAGCCCACTGGCACAGAGCCACCTCAACACCTGTGACATGTGGGGCGCGGTCTGCGACAGACGCGCCCCCGCTGCCCTCCCCCCACCTTGAACGCCAAGGACGCCTGACGCTAAAGAGGGCCATGGCAAAGCTTTACTTTCATTATTCGACCATGAACGCGGGCAAATCGACCGTGCTTCTGCAGGCGGCTCATAACTATGTCGAACGCGGCATGGTCCCCTATCTGATGACCGCGAAATTCGACAACCGCGCCGGTCACGGGCGGATCGCATCGCGTATCGGGATCGGGCACGAGGCCGATACTTTCGAGACGGACGAAGACCTTTTGGCGAAGATCGAAAAGCGTTTGGCTGAAGGCCCTTGCGCCTGCATCTTCATCGACGAGGCGCAGTTCCTCAGCCCTGATCAGGTCTGGCAATTGGCCCGTGCGGTGGATGACCTGCGGGTGCCTATCATGTGCTATGGGCTGCGCGTGGACTTCCGTGGTCTGCTCTTCCCCGGCTCTGCGACGCTGCTCGCCCTTGCCGATGAGATGCGCGAGGTTCGCACGATCTGCCACTGCGGCAAGAAGGCGACGATGGTGGTGCGGCAGGATGCCGAAGGCAAAG contains:
- a CDS encoding thymidine kinase, translating into MAKLYFHYSTMNAGKSTVLLQAAHNYVERGMVPYLMTAKFDNRAGHGRIASRIGIGHEADTFETDEDLLAKIEKRLAEGPCACIFIDEAQFLSPDQVWQLARAVDDLRVPIMCYGLRVDFRGLLFPGSATLLALADEMREVRTICHCGKKATMVVRQDAEGKAIREGAQVQIGGNETYISLCRRHWREAVGR